ctgctgagccgtgtatctaatccatcatgtgtgatactgactgctgagccgtgtatctaatcctttcctgtctgatactgtctgctgagccgtgtatctaatcctattctgtgtgataccatcttatgagctgtgtatctaatcctatcccgtgcggtacggtctgctgagccgtgtatctaatccatcatgtgtgatactgactgctgagccgtgtatctaatcctttcctgtctgatactgtctgctgagccgtgtatctaatcctattctgtgtgataccatcttatgagctgtgtatctaatcctatcccgtgcggtacggtctgctgagccgtgtatctaatccatcatgtgtgatacactcTTATGAGCTGTATATCTAAGCCTAGTACATTGGCTGCTGTATCTAATTCCAAAATGGCTGACTGTAGATTTCCCtctttttgccatttttctgttaTACTAATAAAAAATACTATTATTCTTGACATGCGCTGTCCCTTTAACAGATAATCCCTGCGGCTCCTGAGCCCATTAGTTCTGGCCTGTCTCACCTGCACCTCTCCCCTCATCCCAGGCCGCCCACCTCTGACCCTGTCCTCCTCCCTGTCTTCAGGAGGTGACTGGAATTCCATAGACTCATTTACTTTCCCAAAGCTGGCGTGTGCCAACATGTGGCCCTAACACCCACACGGGACCCGGAACCAGGCCCCTCAGAACCGTCAATGTGACcggatctaccgaaaaaaatctgaTTACTACGGCAGAGGGAAACAATGGAAAGCAGCTGGCTAATGCttttagcaaccaatcacagcccaGCTTTCATTTTACTAGAGCAGTTTAAGAAATcaaagctgctctgtgattggttgctatggaaaaCATGGAAGCCCATTTTGCTAAATGAGGCCTGGTATGACCCTTTTTTTATATTGCGTTGTCAGGCAGTATGTCCATAGCAACCAGAGGTGTAAGGACTTGTCACTGCCCCTCAAGTCTGATTAATAAGTCTCAGACCATCACATTGACCTAGCACATTTGGAGGTGTGATGCTGTAGTTGTCAGGGGTCCCGGGCCTGGTAGTCAGCTCTGTTCCTGGTTTTTTTTTCTGCTCATTGTCGCCCCCTGTTGAGTAATATAGGGGTTGGTAAGAAGACCGGACCTGTGTAGGATGGGGGGAGAGCAGGGAAGGGTCCGGGTATACCGTAGTAGCGGACTATTCATATATTCATACTTATCAATTGTCCCAAATTCTCAGATAGTCTCGAAAAATCCAGGCCTTTCTAGACTAAAAAATAGGTGGTTCTTAAGTAAACCCCGCCCAAACATGGACGTTTCTTGACAGGTAGGATCAAATCATTCCCAAGATGGAATTAAAGGGGACCGGTGACTAGATTAAAAGTGTCCAGTTTTGGTTCTTATTATATTCCCATTGTTCCCCTAactattacatttttttactttttcaaatccgccatacggttccagagatattggccttttTACTCAGAGCTTTGCTGAAGGGGCGTGGCTCTCAGATTTGTCTGGGGGAGTGTCTtgtggctgctctgcataattaccccaTGAGCCACGCCCACTAAGCAGAGACTATAAAAATGAGTACTAAGTAAAAAGGCTCATATCTTTGGAACCGTACCGCGGATTTATAAAGAACAAAAAACAGAATGCTCAGCTGAACAAAGGGATTAAAATAAGGGCAAAACCCGAACACATTTCATCGGATGAAATGTTCCCTTTAAACACCTTTTCTAACACTAATGTTGGTAAATATGTGTATGTGGGGATTTTTGTGGGTATTCCCAAGCAAAGCTTAAAATGTCCCCAATTTTTCACTTGTTTTGGGTGATCAGTTGACAAATGGAAGTTCTGCATACGCTTAAAAAATGGCTGTGGAGCACGATCTGCTGTTTCTGGGAGTATTCTAGGGAGGGCAATGACTGATTCACCTAGTAATTAGAATAAATTGGATAATAACCTGCTAATTAGTTACATCCCAAATAATAATGTGGCCCAGTGGGACTCCTCAGTGCACATCCCAGAGCTAAACCCTtccagatgacacacacacatgcattgcTGCATTGTCAAACAGTGGGATCCTCAGAGCGGTGGCAGCAAAAATTGCCATCATTCAGATAATTAAAATGAATATTCAAGAGGGACGTTCGCTGCTGGTAATTTATGCAAGTattctgatacagagctccaaatccccaACGTGGACTTAAGAGATAAATAACACATTTCTtttggccaccactagggggagctcaggagctgacTGCAGACTGTGTTATTATTGATTTCTATGTGTAATCAgtctgcagtgagctccctctagtggtgaatgCAGGGAGGAGTTCTATCAAATCAATGCAGGGGATTTGGAGCTTTGTATAAGTAAAAACTGATCTCCAACATGTATAGATATATTAGGAAATGATCAGTGCTGAATAAGGGACCTAAAAGCATGGTGTTAAAATAGTAGTTCAGGGCGGATGTGATCAGGGAGCCCGCCCGGCCATATGTGTCCATGTCCCCCACAAGAATCATCATGCTTAGTTACCATGTGGCCATGTTTTTGTTCCTCTTCTCCTCACTATGGGGGGCGTCCTCACTGGGGGGTAAAGTTTCAGGATAAACAATTAGCTGGGAAGTAACCCCCCTTCTGAGAAAGCTGCTGATAAGATCTGAACTCAGGGAACAGATGGTGAAGAGGCAGAGACTGcaggggaggaagaggaggaggccgCAGGCAAAAGGACACCAAACCTCAGCTCCATGACCCCCAAAACCACATCCTAGGTACAGGTCGGCTCAGATCCATGTTTCTAAAGTCAGACACTAAATGCTTAGCCAATGTATCTCATTTGTGACACTGTCTTCTAAGTATCTGTATCTGGGATACTTCTgagcctgtgtgatactgtctgccgagcagTGTATCTAATTTCGGATTCTTTCTGCTGAGCAAATGTATCTAATCTGTGATAATGAGctaatgtgtgatactgtcttctgatgtGTGTACAGTATCTaatcttatcatgtgtgatactatctgctgggccatgtatctaattctagcatatgtgatactgtgctgagccgtgtatctaatcctatcctgtgtgatactgtctgctgagccgtgtatctaatcctatcctgtgttatactgactgatgagccgtgtaactaatcctatcctgtgtgatactgtctgctgagccgtgtatctaatcctattctatatgatactatctgctgagccatgtatctaatcctatcctgtgtgatactgtctgctgagctgtgtatctaatcctatcctgtgtgatactgtctgcagagctgtgtatctaatcctatcctgtgtgatactgtctgcagagctgtgtatctaatcttatcctgtgtgatactgtctgcagagccgtgATACTGTAGTGCAGAatctgtgtatccaatcctatcctgtgtgatactgactgctgagctgtgtatctaatcatatcctgtatgatactgtctgctgagctgtgtatctaatcctatcctgtgtgctgctgtgtgctgaactgtgtatctaatcgtatcctgtATGATACTCCCTGCTGGGCTGTGTATCCATTTCTAGCATGTGAGACTAGTGCagaatctgtgtatctaatcctatcatgtatctcagcTTTTCCTACAGGATGCTCTCTGGGGCTGTGGGAATGTAATGTCTGCCTGTTACATAGTGACAGATGACAGGCGGCGTGATGTCGTGCATCAGTCGGGTACCGCGCTGCTTCCCATCATTCCCGTTGCCCGCAGTGATGTGATCCCGGATCTTACAACCCGGGACCTTTGATGCCGCCCGATCTCGCACCCCGGGACCTTTGATGCCGCCCGATCTCGCACCCCGGGACCTTTGATGCCGCCCGATCTTACACCCTGGGACCTTTGATGCCGCCCGATCTTACACCCCGGGACCTTTGATGCTGCCCGATCTCGCACCCCGGGACCTTTGATGCCGCCCGATCTCGCACCCCGGGACCTTTGATGCCGCCCGGGAACGCTGCCCTTCTCCCACATCCCATATGACAACCGGGGACATTTAAAGTGACAGGATCCGAAGTGGAGCTCTGCCTGCGAGTCGGCTCCGGCGTGGCCTTCATGCCTATCTGTAGAATTTGGGATCTGGGGGATCAATATAGGATGATGGAGATCCCAGCCCAACCTTTGTGGGTActcaggggggggggggtctcctatGAATTCTATCAGTTTTCCATGCATCTGATTTCGGACTGAAGCGCGTCGGTCACTTCCTATTTTCCATATTCCACTTCCTGTCATTTGACGTTtacgtaaaaaaaatatattaaaaatgtagAGGAAATGGATGGGGACAGATGATAAGGGATCATCACCCATCATCCACTCCCGCTGGCTGTAATGTAAAGCATGGCTGCCCTCGGACAGGAGGCCTCGTCTGGAGCCTCCGCTCAGGAAGTGGAGGATAAGTCGAATGTCAGCTCTGGAGCTTCGGCGCTAGAAAGTGATCCTGCACAGACGGCCTTAATTCACTTCCTCTCTCTTCACAAGCCATAAGTGGGGCTAAGGGTCATCCCGGGACTGTCCATGGTGGATGAGAAGAGAGCCATATGTCTCATTTCCTGGGGCCATACATGGCCTTGTTTATGGAGGAGGCGGCCATCTTTATATATGGGTACTACTGTCGTCTAGGCCTTGGGGCGACTTCATGTTTTTTTGGGAGTTTATATTTGTTTTTTAGGATCAACCCAAGAAGAAAAATGCAAACTCCATGTAGTGTGTCCCACCAACACACTGCCCACATTTGGAATAGGTGACATTAAAGTATGTAAGATATGACCCCAAACCAGTTTTAGGGGGTCCTAGATTAACATTTATGAACTTTTTTTGTTTAGTTCCATAAAGAATGCAGTTAATGATATAAAAGGAATATGATATTTCTTCCAGGAAGCAGTCTCCATATAGGGGTGAGGTATATCGACgatgtttttttccttttcttccatAATTAAgaaatgaaggggttaatttcttaTACATTCTTCCAGTTGAATCCTCCATCATGGCCGTATAATATGGGGGTGGTAGAGGGACCTGGCAGCCATATGTCTCCATGCCCTGGAGGAGACATTTTTGGGAACAATTGTTATAATTGTTTAGTtcctcttgttttttgttttttttttctaatccttTTATGTCTGGAATGGAATGGAAGTCTCTACAGTGAAGTTTATTTAACCTTTTGATGTTTTAGGAAATGTTTATCCCTATCCTGTTGGCTTCATATGTTAAAGTTTCTATATGGCCAGAAACTTTTCTTGCTTGCAGTACCACTTTTCACCACCATCGATGTCAGTACTATCCATAGACAATAATGCAACAGCGCCCCCAAGCATCTAACTGTAATGTAATAAagaatccattttttttcacatattGTGGCAAAGTTTACAGTTTTTCCACTTCTCACAGCATCTGCTCAGTGTATTCTACATGTTATTTAAGTTCAGGTTGCATGAAACAAGGCACAATAATAGATTAAAGCTCTTTAATGCACTTAGAGAAGCACAGAGGGTTTCAGGAGAGGAGTATGCTGATTTTGGGGAGGGTGCGGAGAAAGGGGGTAGCGACTTGTCTCATCTGATGATGGTGGTGAGGATAGGGTTGCATGTCACCTGCTTGAGGGAGGGAATGGAGAAAAGTGGAAGGCCATTTAATGGAGCTTAGGGTTAGGGATAACCCTAacatcagcagcacagagtatgtcaggaaatGTATGCTGTTCCTGGAAGAAAAAGCAAAGGAATGCCGATGAGTGGGATGTAAGAGACTGAGAGATCCATAGTGGAAGGATCagcctcacagcagcacagaggaataaTGCAGGAGGAGACGCACTCTTTGAATCCGGGCTCCGCTGCTTGCAGGCGTAATTTTGTAGTTGCAGATATGTGCCATGGAGGTAATGAGGCCCCGATCTCGCGTGTTTGCACATGACCCCCTTCATCATCACCGGCCGCCTGGGGGGGAGCAGCGTTTAGCGAAATACATGTCATCTCATCAGACCTTTACTTAGTTCTGCACCAAGTCATGACCTACGGGGAGGCAGCGCCACAAATCCATCACACTGGTGGGAACATCTTGGCTCCGAAGTTGGATGAGCTGTCAATCAATCCACCCTCCCCGCCCTGCTGGAAAAGGTCCCAGAGACGCCCTGCACTACACTCACCCGCCCAGGtaccaaaccctcagctgtgagaagtacaGGCctgatctatctcttatctatctatccacCTTTTTTTTTAATCCCATATGACCCCCCAATGTCTTACACTTCATGGCCCACGTTCTGGGGGTCTGTGATCTATTTATACAGAAGGCACAACATCTCTATAACGGGGGCAGTAACTGGAGAGCGGACAGACATATGTGCGGTACAGCTGTGCGTCGGCCTTCTACATTCCTCCGACACAGACCCCCATTGTTCCTACCTTTAATGGATAAAGGACATTGTGGGTTTTCTGGAAGTTCAGAATTACAATGTTATTAAGTCAGGTTTTTTGGCCGCCGTTCCCTTTTATGATAAGACCTTATATGGTTTGACTTGGTACGACCCACATGGATCCCGACGTTCTTCTCAGCGTAGAATCGCTCCTTTTCCTGTTTTTCATAAATGTAGTTTTGTTCTTGCGTTCCTCCGTCTTGAGGGTAATAAATCTCGTAGGTCTTGGAGGATGTGGTCTGTGAAGGTGATCATGTCTACACTTTTGAACTACTACCAGATGAGTGGCGCCCAAATAAGGTCTGGAGTGCAAGATCCATCATCTCGGGAGTAGGGTGGGAACTTGAAGAAATATCTAAGATCCTTAAATCTGACCTCTAGGATCTCCATTGATCACGAGACTTGGGGTTCTGGGGTCCTCAAATGAATGGGTGAATTCATGCCCAACTTGTTTATGTGTTGGTAGTGACCACCGCTTCCATAGATAGTAAATGGAGCTGTGGTCACCAGTCGGTGGTGATCTTAGTGGTGGGACCTCCACTGATCATAGTTTTACTGGCCAACCAGTATGGTGGTCTTCCATCTCTTCCCTGACAGATGTCAGGTAAAAGACTGGTCAGACATGTTCAGTTTGAATACTGCCAATCGTTTTGTTCTCAGGGATGGCGGACGGAACCTAACGTGCATGTGTCAAATGAGCTCACTGCAGTGCATGGTCAACCATTTAACAACCCACCTATGATGGTCTTGAATCTTGTATTTGGTGTTGAAAGTTAACCTCAAAAGTTTCTATCTACTCTTACTTTATATATCAAGAACTGCATTCACAACTCCACTGGTTAACATGTGGACTACTAATATCTTAGCATGACTGCCTGCTATTCACATAAGGTATTGTCCTCACTGTGAACTTCAGCCATAGCAAAACATGAAGAACTGAAATGTGAAGGCCTATAGCCAAAAATTGAAAAAAGCAAAATTGTGAATTCACCTAGAAGTAACTGCGTTTAAGACCTCATGTATAGTATCTCAAGGTCAAAAGAACCCTAGTAAAGCAAAGGGTTAAAATATTATGCTTTCGGAAGTCACTCCCGCTCTGTTTACTGGTGGAAAGTACTTGTATTCTGAATTTCGAGGACCTAACTATTCTTTCATTTTCTCCACAGCTTTGAAAAGATCATTTGACATGGAGGACATCGATGATACCCCTGTGTTTTCCTCAACTTCTCCACTTGCATCTCCCTTCAGTCCGAGTCAACCTTCTGTGACACGAACAAGCAATGGTGACAGCCAGATATCTACAGGATCCCACCAGCCACTCTATCAATCCCGAATCCGTATCAGTTCCAGCTGTAGTCCATCCCAGAGTCCCGTTCTCAAATCCAGGATTACCAGCAGCTTGTCCTTTAACCGTGGGACCATGCAAATGGCTAAGGCCAATGGAACGGCAGGTCATGGACTCACCCGTGTTTCTTCTTTCCAAACACGAGTTCATCCAAGTGGCTTTTCTTCTTCTGGACAAGGCAGTGACAGCGAGAGCCTCCATAGTTCTACATCAAGCCTGGAGTGCTCAGTTCCAACTAAACCTTTTCAATCACTCCGTCCTACACATATGTTAGTGGGCCAGCATGGCTCCGCGGTCACAATGTCGAATGTAACCAGCCCAGTTCTGAAAAAATTCTCCTCCCATGGAAATATGTTTCATTCTGAAATTGAGCGATCTGGAGTTCGTCTGGTGCCATTGCCTTCTAAGAATCATGGTTCTTTGCCATCTCTAGATCTTCACATCGCTGAAGACCCAATTCCTGACTTGGTTCCTTCTCCTGATGCCGGATATCCACCATCAGAGGGATGGAGTTCACCGTCACCAGACTACAAACGTCCTCTGTCAAGGAATGCCCCATCAATTAGTCGTGAACCTTCGTTTTCCTCTTCTTCGTCCTCATCACCACCAACCGAATGTGCTCCTATCAACTGCAATTTAACTTCCTCACCTTCCCCTCCTCCGGTTTTTGGGCCGGTGCTACCTGCCACTCTTCAGAAGTTCCCAGTGTCTTTGCCGAGCTCTATAGGAAGGTCCAATGGTTCTGGTCTAGAACAGCTTAACAAACCATTGCCACGGACACAACTAAGAGTCAACCTACACTCTATGTCTAGTGTATCTTCTCATCCAACCAAGGAAAAGTCAGAAGTGGCCTTCAAGAGTCCATCACCCATGATATCGGGTGGGAGGACATCAAATGCCAATAACTTTGTCAACCAAATGCCACCCATTCTGGGCATTTTGATGCAAGACCACCACCAAGAACATGTCCAAGATCCAAGCCACATCAACAATGTGAAGCCATCAGAGATAAATTTTTCAACGGAGAGGCTCAGATCTATGATGCGGAGGGCCAACTCCTTCAATAAAGCTGATAATGACGTCGTTCAAGGTCATTGCGTTCGAGAGGAAATGGTCATTGAAAAGTCAGCAGGTCGGGTAGCCGATCTTATAAAGAGCGTACAAGAAACAGTAGCCCAAGAAAAGTCAACCTTCTCAAGTAGAATGCAAGGAAATGGACATGCGATCTCAATGTCCTATGTACATGATGGCCTGCAAAACCTGAGGCTCTCAGAAGAATCCAGGAATGGAGTTCCCCCAATGAACCATTGCCTTCACAGTGAACCCAAGAGTAAGGTACCACCAGAGACCCCCGTAATGCTGGTATCAAGTAAGGAAGAAGATCCGCTAACTTCGGAGGAAGCAAAATTACCGATCACAGATTGTATCATGCAAGGTAAGAAATCTATATGTAATAGGGTAATGATCTGGGCAATCTTGATGTCTCCTAAGCAGAAATATTATGCCATGTGGAGATGTGTTCTGGCGTTTGTATAACACGCCGTGTGATTTTCACTGTAAAGCAGAAAATAATTACCGAAGTGAGTCAGAGGTGACCTCATTCACACCTCCGAATATGACTGACCGACCAATGAGCGTTGACCCTGGAGACATTATAGTATCTGCTGGGCAGCACACATGTTCCAAGTACCCTCTAAAAATCTTGGACGTCGGAATAAACTCTAGTGACCCCTACAGTGTTCCAAAAAAATCAGCTGGAAAGGTTCCTTTAAAAATTGACAAGGGAGGAGGGGGCTCATTGTGAATCAAAAGGGGGGACAAGCCCAGACCTGCTTATTTGGAGAACAACTGCTGGCTACTCTCCCAGTTTTGGGAAAGGGAGGGTGAGGTATTTCTCCAGCTCATCTATCTCGCCCCCCTCCTCTTCTGGCTTGGCACAAGTCGGCATCCCTTACTCCAGTTTGTCTCCTGGGCCAATGAGGGGAAGGAGGGAAAGCATGCGTGAAGTAGGGAGGGCAAC
The nucleotide sequence above comes from Ranitomeya imitator isolate aRanImi1 chromosome 7, aRanImi1.pri, whole genome shotgun sequence. Encoded proteins:
- the SEPTIN12 gene encoding septin-12 isoform X1 — encoded protein: MAHLSVNDHLEGILSDFEALKRSFDMEDIDDTPVFSSTSPLASPFSPSQPSVTRTSNGDSQISTGSHQPLYQSRIRISSSCSPSQSPVLKSRITSSLSFNRGTMQMAKANGTAGHGLTRVSSFQTRVHPSGFSSSGQGSDSESLHSSTSSLECSVPTKPFQSLRPTHMLVGQHGSAVTMSNVTSPVLKKFSSHGNMFHSEIERSGVRLVPLPSKNHGSLPSLDLHIAEDPIPDLVPSPDAGYPPSEGWSSPSPDYKRPLSRNAPSISREPSFSSSSSSSPPTECAPINCNLTSSPSPPPVFGPVLPATLQKFPVSLPSSIGRSNGSGLEQLNKPLPRTQLRVNLHSMSSVSSHPTKEKSEVAFKSPSPMISGGRTSNANNFVNQMPPILGILMQDHHQEHVQDPSHINNVKPSEINFSTERLRSMMRRANSFNKADNDVVQGHCVREEMVIEKSAGRVADLIKSVQETVAQEKSTFSSRMQGNGHAISMSYVHDGLQNLRLSEESRNGVPPMNHCLHSEPKSKVPPETPVMLVSSKEEDPLTSEEAKLPITDCIMQDLSPGPDGASSRMEELSLVRPAEDAKMCEDLGREPFGYVGIDSVLDQMKRKAMKYGFEFNIMVVGQSGLGKSTLVNTLFKSKVIRQAAGAGIPKTLEMKAVSQVVEERGMEMRLTVIDTPGFGDQINNQNCWDPIIKYIHEQYEKYLREEILVNRKRRIPDSRIHSCIYFIPPTGHWLRPLDLEFMKRLGRIVNVVPVIAKADTLTLEEREEFKQRIRKDLQTHGISVYPLPELDEDPTETLINDKIRQKIPFAVVGTDEEHHVNGRRILGRKTKWGIIEVENTSHCEFADLRDLLIRSNLQDLKDITHNIHYESYRIGRLSEKMNGTPSQLKAPSSL